A window from Triticum aestivum cultivar Chinese Spring chromosome 6D, IWGSC CS RefSeq v2.1, whole genome shotgun sequence encodes these proteins:
- the LOC123145020 gene encoding BEACH domain-containing protein C2 isoform X1 has translation MEGQDALDMSDASPTSSWEDGAVEHFDVASFGGDGYVVDDEEMSDVELGTGSPAAPSEASTQTPPPLRRRLAPVESSDVPEEVVRAVDAVIMGGGVERLREMVSEENGEVTHFIVDVLMITMGGVDGLDEGAGDGTSTSTEPSIMSSSRAAAIAVELMPYLPCGTEPSPRTRMACGLLATLSACTRNRTMCSASGLLAILLDSAEKLFVKMGQSRDWDGKPLVQCIQVLGGHSVSVKDLHSWLLLVKKALGTRWATPLTLALEKAVGCNEAKGPAVTFEFDGESSGLLAPGDSRWPFSNGFGFATWIYVESFSDSPNAAASTSGRSSRWAAAAAAFIHAGERAKDMPRLFSFLTADNDGVEAYFQGKFLVVESGTGKGKKAHLHFTYEFKPQCWYFIGLECTSKQGLLGMVESELRLYVDDKLHESCPFEFPRVLKPLAFCCIGTNPPPTITGLQRQCPLFAEMGPIYIFMEPIGPERMARLASRGGDALPSFSSGAGLPWKASCDHIREMSEDSYTLDIEIGGSLHLLYHPSLLNGRFCPDASPSGSTGTHRRPAEVIGMVHISCRVRPAESLWALACGGPMALLPLTVSNIEMDNLEPILGDVSLSLATSSLSVPIFRIISLAIQHPGNKQELCRTHGPELLSQVLQYLLETLSKLESGKKEILRDEELVAAIVSLCQSQINDPGLKAQLFSTLLLDLKMWSSCNYVLQKKLLSSLADMVFAESACMYDANALQMLLDGCRRCYWVTREGDSIDTFTLTGTERPLGKVNALVDELLVVIELLIGSASSTMASDDVRRLVGFVVDCPQPNQVPRVLLLIYRLIVHPNSTRAHMYAQSFISRGGVEALLVLLQREAKSGNNNTFNNYDVPQNAAKWNGSSQSKSTNSRSLLKPASSEANCNRETPSVDSHESPSHDGNSEPVSTSKWRLLKNQFLKNRSGMDLPSITDNVQNNVYNIDNGDGVLVGIVHILGALVASGHLKFASLIAKPKLPSGFLTTANGEGNTMFEDRVSLLLFALQKAFQAAPRRLMTRNVYRSLISAVINISSANDNLNLYDSDYRFQHIPLLLVLLRSLPYASRAFQARTLQDLLFLVCSHPENRSTMTSIAEWPDWILEVMISNHEMGDNKDSDGVSIYELEDVIHKFLLIMLEHSMWQKDGWKDVEATIHCAEWLSMAGGFSMGDQRIRREEALPIFKRRLLGSLLDFSAQELRVQQSEGITAAASDVEVETREPKIQAEKAADLLVVLAENAVVLMMLVEDHLRSRSQQFFTSCLIDSALSPLSMASSAASRSLSRTGSEPLEAGGSRQSLSSDAGGLPVDVLASMSGTNGQISSEVMERVTAAAAAEPYGSVRHAFVSYGSCISDLSEGWKYRSRLWYGVCIPSKANIFGGGGSGWEAWKSAVEKDSNGDWIELPLVKKSVAMLQTLLLDSGFGAGLGSGEGSAGGIGVMSALNQLLDSDQPFFCMLRLTLISMREDDTGEDDLFMRNISMKNDDISERLGCQTGSVIELDGNSCAPTIKPQSALLWRLLGPFLNVPVSESKRQRVLVVSSILYSEVWHAVSSDRKPLRKKYLGLLMPPYAAVLKRYRSVLANIHELASSDGENPLLVGDCASAADTLPVEAAVSLISPGWAAAFASPPVAMALAMIAAGASGAETIAPPTNKLRRRDTSLLERRSAKLHSFSSFQRLPDTTPLLPASAPKDKASAKVVALAAACDLEFSAKIGLRRGLSVVAMATSGQRRSAGDIERAQRWNTTEAMAAAWMECLQSADSKSVSGRDFSALSYKYVALLVSSFALARNLQRVEMERRTQVDILNRLCASVGVRAWRRLLHCLIETNRLYGPFGELLCTPDSIFWKLDFTECSSRMRRFMKRNYNGSDRFGAAVNFEEQMLLCDGVESNACHTEEGDTRSTNALPTTSLIIVAEAMSVDRGHEDAEHIETETICSSVDDQLRNSLPPDPFKGSIDSRSSDFSGVRNLVRSTAIAPGYRSGEEDKRIIIELPSLMVRPLKTVRGTFQVTLKRINFIVDEHTSDSDSYMDDVASTSGQYDQQDKDRSWFISSLHQIYNRRYLLRQSALELFMVDRSNFFFDFEDIEARRHAYRAIIHTKPPYLNDIFLATQKPEQILKQTQLMERWAKWEISNFDYLMELNTLAGRSYNDISQYPMFPWVVSDYQSKTLDLEDHSSYRDLSKPIGALNPARLKKFQDYYSSFKDPIIPNCHYGSHYSSPGTVLYYLARIEPFTTLSIELRGGKFGDDNHMLSDITRTWNSVLEDMNDVKELVPEMFYLPEVFTNVNSVDMGTNELAKRLGSVELPPWAENPVDFIHKHRKALESDHVSAHLHEWIDLIFGYKQRGKEAVMANNVFPYATYEGTVDIDKIADPVSFASNLLDHLSNFLAVNILLKILKVQRQATQDQIVNFGQTPSQLLIVPHIQRRPLADILQLQTIFRNPSEVRSYLLPNPDQCNVPASAVHVSNDCIVVVDANVPAAHVAVHHWQPNTPDGLETPFLFHHGKNAINSSGGAIRRIFKGPTSAEDYHFPRAIAFAASAIQPSSTVAVTCDKEVITGGHADNSVKLISSDGARTIETASGHIAPVTCLALSPDNNYFVTGSRDTTVILWRIHQMSSSHWKNAPEPPPSPTTPSTPLANSISSGSSPIRTLETSSKRRIEGPMHVLRGHLGEVTCCSVSSDLGLVASSSHTSGALLHSLRTGRLIRKLDVGEAHLICLSSQGIVLIWNESEKRLSTFTVNGIPMSTSVLSPFSGRVSCIEVSRDGQFALIAACLSSNCTRDTSTDEDHMIDNCNDDEDVPESKETKLYVHAPSICFIDLHKLEVIHTLKLGEGQDVTAVALNEDNTTLVASTADKQLIVFTNPSLEF, from the exons ATGGAGGGGCAGGACGCGCTCGACATGTCCGACGCCTCGCCGACCTCGTCGTGGGAGGATGGCGCCGTCGAGCACTTCGACGTCGCGTCGTTCGGCGGCGACGGGTACGTCGTCGACGATGAGGAGATGTCGGACGTGGAGCTCGGCACGGGTTCCCCGGCGGCCCCTTCGGAGGCCTCGACGCAGACTCCTCCGCCGCTGCGGAGGCGCCTAGCGCCGGTCGAGTCCTCGGACGTCCCGGAGGAGGTGGTGCGGGCGGTCGACGCGGTGATCATGGGCGGTGGTGTTGAGCGCCTCCGCGAGATGGTGTCCGAGGAGAACGGCGAGGTCACGCATTTCATCGTAGACGTGCTGATGATCACGATGGGCGGCGTGGACGGCCTcgacgagggcgcgggcgacggcaccAGCACCAGCACGGAACCCAGCATCATGTCCAGCTCGCGCGCAGCCGCCATTGCTGTCGAACTGATGCCTTACCTTCCATGCGGCACCGAGCCGTCGCCGCGCACCCGTATGGCCTGCGGCCTCCTCGCCACCCTCAGCGCCTGCACCCGCAACCGCACCATGTGCTCCGCTTCGGGCCTTCTCGCTATCCTCCTCGATTCTGCAGAGAAGCTGTTCGTAAAAATGGGTCAGAGCAGGGATTGGGATGGGAAACCGCTCGTGCAGTGCATTCAGGTGCTAGGAGGGCACTCGGTTAGCGTCAAGGACTTGCATTCCTGGCTCCTTTTGGTCAAGAAGGCGCTTGGGACACGCTGGGCAACGCCACTGACACTAGCATTGGAGAAGGCTGTTGGCTGCAATGAGGCGAAGGGACCTGCAGTGACATTTGAGTTCGACGGCGAGAGTTCCGGCTTGCTTGCCCCTGGAGATAGCCGATGGCCATTCTCGAACGGTTTTGGGTTTGCCACATGGATATATGTAGAGTCATTCTCGGACTCACCCAACGCAGCAGCATCAACTTCTGGGAGATCGTCGCgatgggccgccgccgccgctgctttcATACATGCTGGAGAACGGGCGAAGGACATGCCCCGGCTTTTCAGCTTCCTTACTGCTGATAACGATGGTGTGGAGGCTTATTTCCAAGGCAAGTTTCTAGTTGTGGAGAGTGGGACTGGAAAGGGAAAGAAGGCTCATCTCCATTTCACCTATGAATTCAAACCACAGTGCTGGTACTTCATTGGTTTGGAGTGCACAAGCAAGCAGGGTTTGCTCGGAATGGTCGAGAGTGAACTACGGCTGTATGTTGATGATAAGCTTCATGAGAGCTGTCCGTTTGAGTTCCCCCGTGTCTTGAAACCGCTGGCATTCTGCTGCATCGGGACAAACCCGCCACCAACTATTACTGGTCTGCAACGGCAATGCCCATTATTTGCAGAAATGGGGCCTATCTATATTTTCATGGAGCCGATTGGCCCAGAGAGAATGGCCCGGCTAGCTTCTAGGGGAGGAGATGCACTTCCCAGCTTCAGCAGCGGTGCTGGTTTGCCTTGGAAAGCTAGCTGTGATCACATTAGGGAAATGTCAGAAGATAGTTATACACTTGACATTGAGATTGGAGGAAGCTTACATCTTCTTTATCATCCTAGCCTACTTAACGGCCGATTTTGCCCCGATGCTTCACCTTCTGGTTCAACAG GTACTCACCGAAGGCCTGCGGAAGTTATTGGGATGGTTCACATATCTTGTCGCGTGCGACCTGCAGAATCATTATGGGCATTAGCTTGTGGAGGTCCAATGGCTTTACTACCATTGACTGTGAGCAATATTGAGATGGATAACCTGGAACCTATACTTGGTGATGTGTCACTGTCTCTTGCTACGTCTTCTCTTTCTGTTCCTATATTCAGAATAATTTCTCTGGCAATTCAACATCCTGGAAATAAGCAAGAGCTTTGCCGTACCCATGGACCAGAGCTTCTATCACAAGTTTTACAATATTTGTTGGAAACACTGTCAAAACTAGAAAGTGGGAAGAAAGAGATACTGAGAGATGAGGAGCTTGTTGCTGCAATTGTATCTTTGTGCCAATCTCAAATAAATGATCCTGGTCTAAAAGCGCAGCTCTTTAGCACTTTGCTGTTGGACCTGAAGATGTGGAGCTCATGCAACTATGTTCTGCAGAAAAAGCTTCTCTCTTCACTTGCAGACATGGTTTTTGCAGAATCTGCTTGCATGTATGATGCAAATGCGTTGCAAATGCTTCTTGATGGATGCAGAAGGTGTTACTGGGTAACTCGTGAAGGAGATTCAATAGATACCTTCACATTGACTGGAACTGAGAGACCTTtagggaaagtgaatgctcttgtTGATGAGCTGTTGGTTGTTATTGAACTGTTGATAGGATCAGCTTCTTCCACAATGGCTTCTGATGATGTTCGTCGTTTGGTAGGATTTGTTGTTGACTGCCCACAACCTAACCAG GTTCCTAGGGTCTTGCTCCTCATCTACAGACTGATTGTGCACCCAAACAGTACTAGAGCGCACATGTATGCTCAGTCATTTATTTCTCGTGGAGGTGTAGAGGCATTACTTGTTCTTTTGCAGAGAGAGGCTAAATCTGGCAATAACAACACTTTCAACAACTACGATGTGCCACAAAATGCTGCTAAGTGGAATGGAAGTTCTCAGTCAAAATCTACTAATAGTCGTTCACTCTTGAAACCAGCTAGTAGTGAAGCAAACTGCAATCGTGAGACACCGTCAGTTGACAGTCATGAGTCACCCTCTCATGATGGTAACTCTGAACCTGTATCCACTAGCAAATGGCGCTTACTAAAAAATCAGTTCCTAAAGAATCGGAGTGGCATGGACCTCCCAAGTATCACTGACAATGTTCAGAACAATGTATACAATATTGATAATGGTGATGGAGTACTTGTTGGGATAGTTCATATTTTGGGCGCTTTGGTTGCCTCAGGTCACCTGAAGTTTGCCTCACTTATTGCAAAACCAAAGTTGCCAAGTGGTTTTCTGACAACTGCTAATGGCGAAGGAAATACCATGTTTGAAGACAGAGTATCTTTATTGCTCTTTGCATTGCAGAAAGCTTTTCAAGCAGCCCCAAGAAGGCTTATGACCAGAAATGTATATAGATCTTTAATATCTGCAGTG ATCAATATTTCTTCAGCAAATGATAATCTGAACTTGTATGATTCTGATTATCGCTTTCAGCATATTCCGCTCTTGTTAGTTCTACTACGTTCTCTTCCATATGCATCACGAGCATTTCAAGCTCGTACTCTTCAG GATCTTCTATTTTTGGTTTGCAGTCACCCTGAGAATAGAAGTACTATGACTTCCATTGCAGAATGGCCTGATTGGATTTTGGAGGTTATGATTTCTAATCATGAG ATGGGTGATAACAAAGATTCAGATGGTGTAAGCATATATGAGCTTGAAGACGTCATACACAAGTTTCTACTTATTATGCTGGAGCATTCAATGTGGCAAAAAGATGGGTGGAAG GATGTGGAGGCAACAATACACTGTGCAGAATGGCTTTCAATGGCTGGGGGGTTTAGCATGGGAGACCAAAGAATTAG GCGTGAAGAAGCATTACCAATTTTCAAAAGGAGATTACTGGGTAGTCTGCTTGATTTTTCTGCTCAGGAGCTTCGAGTTCAG CAGTCTGAAGGAATTACCGCTGCAGCATCTGATGTTGAAGTGGAGACTAGAGAACCAAAAATACAAGCAGAAAAGGCTGCCGATCTCTTAGTAGTCTTGGCTGAGAATGCAGTAGTTCTGATGATGCTCGTAGAAGATCATCTGAGGTCACGCAGCCAACAATTTTTTACATCCTGCTTAATTGACAGTGCTTTATCTCCTTTATCGATGGCTTCATCAGCTGCCAGTAGGTCATTGAGCAGAACTGGTAGCGAGCCTTTAGAAGCTGGGGGCTCAAGGCAGTCTTTGTCCAGTGATGCTGGTGGACTGCCGGTTGAT GTTCTTGCTTCGATGTCTGGCACAAATGGGCAAATTTCTTCTGAGGTAATGGAACGCGtaacggcagcagcagcagcggagcCTTATGGATCTGTCAGGCATGCATTTGTATCCTATGGGAGCTGTATTTCAGATCTTTCTGAAGGTTGGAAGTACAGAAGCCGACTATGGTATGGTGTATGCATTCCATCCAAAGCTAATATCTTTGGGGGAGGAGGAAGTGGTTGGGAAGCATGGAAATCTGCTGTAGAGAAGGACTCCAATGGGGACTGGATTGAACTTCCATTAGTGAAGAAATCAGTTGCAATGCTGCAGACACTTCTACTAGATTCTGGATTTGGGGCTGGCCTTGGCTCTGGAGAGGGATCTGCCGGTGGTATTGGTGTTATGAGTGCACTTAATCAGTTGTTAGATAGTGATCAGCCTTTTTTTTGTATGCTCCGGTTGACTCTTATTTCAATGAGGGAGGATGATACTGGGGAAGACGACCTCTTTATGAGAAACATTAGCATGAAGAATGATGATATATCAGAAAGATTGGGCTGTCAAACTGGAAGTGTGATTGAACTTGATGGTAACTCATGTGCGCCTACCATAAAACCTCAGTCTGCACTTCTATGGAG ATTGCTTGGTCCCTTTCTGAATGTGCCAGTTTCTGAATCTAAGAGACAGAGGGTTCTGGTTGTGTCTTCTATTCTTTATTCGGAG GTATGGCATGCTGTAAGTAGCGACAGAAAGCCTTTAAGGAAAAAATATCTTGGATTGTTAATGCCACCCTATGCAGCTGTCCTGAAAAGATATCGCTCTGTTTTGGCTAATATTCACGAGCTTGCATCTTCGGATGGAGAAAATCCGCTACTTGTTGGTGATTGTGCTTCGGCTGCAGATACTTTACCTGTTGAG GCTGCTGTTTCATTGATATCACCTGGCTGGGCTGCTGCTTTTGCCTCTCCACCAGTTGCAATGGCATTGGCCATGATTGCTGCTGGTGCCTCTGGGGCAGAAACAATTGCACCACCAACAAATAAATTGCGCAGGCGTGACACCTCATTGCTTGAGCGTAGATCAGCTAAATTACACTCATTCTCAAGTTTCCAGAGGCTTCCTGATACAAcaccactcctgcctgcatctgcacCAAAGGACAAAGCATCCGCGAAAGTTGTAGCCTTGGCCGCTGCTTGTGACCTTGAGTTTAGTGCTAAGATTGGCTTGAGAAGGGGTCTTAGTGTTGTAGCAATGGCAACTTCAGGACAACGGAGGTCTGCAGGTGATATTGAGCGTGCGCAGAGGTGGAACACAACTGAAGCTATGGCTGCTGCTTGGATGGAGTGTCTGCAATCTGCCGACTCAAAGTCAGTGTCAGGCAGAGATTTTTCTGCCCTTTCTTACAAATATGTTGCACTTCTTGTTTCAAGTTTTGCCTTAGCACGGAACTTGCAACGAGTTGAG ATGGAGAGACGAACACAGGTTGATATCTTGAACCGTCTTTGTGCCTCTGTTGGGGTTCGGGCATGGCGACGTCTTCTTCATTGCTTAATAGAGACAAATAGACTCTATGGACCTTTTGGAGAACTTCTGTGTACTCCTGATAGC ATTTTCTGGAAGCTGGATTTTACTGAATGTTCATCAAGGATGAGAAGATTTATGAAAAGAAACTACAATGGGTCAGATCGTTTTGGTGCAGCTGTTAATTTTGAGGAGCAGATGCTTCTTTGTGATGGTGTAGAATCCAATGCATGCCACACAGAGGAAGGGGACACTCGATCTACAAATGCTCTCCCAACAACTTCGTTGATTATAGTGGCTGAGGCAATGTCAGTGGATAGAGGACATGAAGATGCTGAGCACATAGAAACCGAAACAATTTGCAGCAGTGTAGATGATCAATTAAGAAATTCCTTGCCACCTGATCCGTTTAAAGGATCAATAGATTCAAGAAGTTCAGACTTTTCTGGTGTCCGCAACCTGGTTCGATCCACAGCAATTGCACCTGGTTACAGGTCTGGTGAAGAAGATAAAAGAATTATAATTGAATTGCCATCGTTGATGGTGAGGCCATTGAAGACCGTACGAGGAACCTTCCAA GTCACCTTAAAGAGGATTAACTTCATAGTTGATGAGCATACATCTGACAGTGACAGTTACATGGATGATGTTGCATCCACTAGCGGCCAATATGATCAGCAAGATAAAGATCGGAGTTGGTTCATATCTTCGCTGCATCAGATTTATAATAGAAg GTATTTGTTACGTCAAAGTGCATTGGAATTATTTATGGTAGATAGGTCTAACTTCTTCTTTGATTTTGAG GATATAGAAGCACGTCGACATGCTTATCGGGCTATCATTCACACCAAACCTCCTTATTTGAATGATATTTTTCTAGCTACACAG AAACCTGAGCAAATCCTTAAACAGACACAATTAATGGAGCGCTGGGCCAAATGGGAG ATTAGCAATTTTGACTACCTAATGGAACTGAACACTCTTGCTGGGCGCAGTTACAATGACATCTCGCAG TATCCTATGTTCCCATGGGTAGTATCAGATTACCAGTCCAAAACATTGGACTTGGAAGATCATTCCTCATACCGAGATCTTTCAAAG CCAATTGGTGCTCTAAATCCTGCACGGCTGAAGAAATTCCAAGACTATTACTCTAGTTTCAAGGATCCAATCATCCCAAATTGTCACTACGGTTCACATTACTCTAGTCCTGGCACG GTATTGTATTATCTTGCCAGGATAGAACCTTTCACTACCCTCTCCATTGAGCTGCGGGGTGGCAAGTTTGGTGATGATAATCACATGCTCTCTGATATCACCAGAACATGGAACAGTGTCCTTGAAGACATGAATGATGTAAAAGAGCTA GTTCCAGAGATGTTTTACCTTCCTGAGGTATTTACTAATGTGAATTCTGTTGACATGGGAACAAATGAACTTGCTAAAAGGCTAG GCTCTGTAGAATTGCCTCCTTGGGCCGAGAACCCTGTTGATTTTATACATAAACATCGGAAAGCTCTTGAGAGTGATCATGTCTCCGCTCATTTGCATGAATGGATTGATCTAATATTTGG ATATAAACAAAGAGGTAAAGAAGCAGTGATGGCTAACAATGTTTTTCCCTACGCTACATACGAGGGGACAGTAGATATTGATAAAATTGCTGATCCAGTAAGTTTCGCATCCAACCTTTTAGATCATCTCAGTAACTTTCTAGCTGTTAACATTTTGCTGAAAATACTGAAGGTGCAACGGCAAGCTACACAAGACCAAATAGTAAATTTTGGACAAACGCCATCTCAGTTGCTGATAGTTCCACATATACAGAGAAGGCCATTGGCAGATATCTTACAGCTGCAG ACAATATTCCGGAACCCAAGTGAAGTCAGATCTTATTTACTTCCTAATCCAGACCAGTGTAATGTTCCCGCTAGTGCAGTGCATGTATCGAATGACTGTATTGTAGTCGTAGATGCAAATGTGCCTGCAGCACATGTGGCAGTGCACCATTGGCAGCCAAACACCCCGGATGGCTTAGAGACACCCTTCCTCTTTCATCATGGGAAAAATGCCATAAATTCAAGCGGCGGCGCAATAAGGCGCATCTTCAAAGGACCTACTTCTGCAGAAGACTACCATTTCCCAAGGGCTATAGCTTTTGCTGCTTCTGCAATCCAACCTTCGTCAACTGTTGCCGTCACATGTGACAAAGAGGTTATAACTG GTGGGCATGCAGATAATTCTGTGAAGTTGATCTCCTCAGATGGAGCAAGGACCATTGAAACTGCATCTGGGCATATTGCTCCTGTGACCTGCCTCGCACTATCTCCTGATAACAATTACTTTGTCACAGGGTCTCGTGACACAACAGTTATATTATGGAGGATACATCAGATGAGCTCTTCACATTGGAAAAATGCTCCAGAACCTCCACCTTCACCAACAACACCAAGTACTCCTCTAGCCAATAGTATTAGTAGTGGTAGCAGTCCAATCAGAACTTTGGAAACCTCCAGCAAGCGGCGAATCGAAGGTCCTATGCATGTTCTAAGAGGACATCTTGGAGAAGTAACTTGCTGTTCTGTTAGTTCTGACTTGGGACTTGTTGCTTCCTCTTCACATACATCTGGTGCCCTTCTACATTCTTTGAGGACAGGTCGGCTCATAAGGAAGCTGGATGTGGGAGAGGCACATTTGATATGCTTATCTTCTCAAGGAATCGTATTGATTTGGAATGAATCAGAGAAGAGACTATCCACCTTCACTGTTAATGGAATCCCTATGTCTACCTCGGTCCTGTCACCTTTCTCCGGGCGTGTTAGTTGCATTGAGGTTTCTAGGGATGGCCAGTTTGCTTTAATTGCAGCATGTTTATCTAGCAATTGCACTCGTGACACTAGTACTGATGAAGATCATATGATTGACAACTGCAACGATGATGAGGATGTACCAGAGTCAAAGGAGACCAAGCTATACGTTCATGCTCCCTCGATCTGCTTCATTGATCTACACAAACTTGAG GTAATTCATACGCTGAAGCTGGGAGAAGGACAGGACGTCACAGCTGTTGCTCTAAATGAAGATAACACTACTCTTGTTGCCTCAACAGCTGATAAGCAGCTGATAGTCTTCACAAATCCTTCT TTAGAGTTCTAA